The following proteins are encoded in a genomic region of Coffea eugenioides isolate CCC68of chromosome 6, Ceug_1.0, whole genome shotgun sequence:
- the LOC113774566 gene encoding serine/threonine-protein kinase PCRK1-like has protein sequence MKCFQFYLGERKDDPKTTKSTLVPSSCSAFADRDVRQSGSELNSQNMSDASTESRGRNQFPSLSERPNNLQVFTVAELKAATKNFSRSTKLGEGGFGCVYRGVIKSSDDPLKRVDVAVKQLGSRGMQGHKEWITEVNVLGVVEHPNLVRLIGYCAEDDERGIQRLLIYEFMPNGSVEDHLSVKSEAPLSWAMRLKIAQDAARGLAYLHEEMEFQIIFRDFKASNILLDEDWNAKLSDFGLARLGPSEGLTHVSTAVVGTMGYAAPEYIQTGRLTSKSDVWSYGVFLYELITGRRPLDRNRPRNEQKLLEWVKPYLSDAKKFQQILDPRLERKHLIKSAHKLSLVANRCLARHAKTRPKMSEVVAMVNQVVAASVEIGSPRPPLKAVGQKETEEGAGKKNKRRIMDARVVEGGWLVRIWSSKHVKTY, from the exons ATGAAgtgtttccagttttatttggGAGAAAGGAAGGATGATCCTAAGACCACAAAGTCAACATTGGTCCCATCCTCCTGTTCTGCTTTCGCTGATCGTGATGTCAGGCAATCAGGATCTGAACTTAATTCTCAGAATATGTCAGATGCTAGTACAGAGTCCAGGGGAAGGAACCAATTTCCCAGCTTGTCTGAAAGGCCCAACAATCTCCAAGTGTTCACTGTTGCTGAGCTGAAAGCAGCGACAAAGAATTTTAGCCGCTCCACTAAGCTTGGAGAGGGTGGTTTTGGTTGTGTATATAGAGGTGTGATCAAGAGTTCAGATGATCCTCTTAAAAGAGTTGATGTAGCTGTAAAGCAACTTGGTAGCAGGGGAATGCAG GGTCACAAGGAGTGGATTACAGAGGTTAATGTTCTGGGGGTTGTTGAACATCCAAATCTTGTCAGACTTATTGGCTACTGTGCAGAGGATGATGAGAGAGGAATCCAGCGGCTtcttatttatgaatttatgCCAAATGGAAGTGTGGAAGACCATTTGTCAGTTAAGTCAGAAGCACCGCTCTCCTGGGCTATGAGATTAAAGATTGCCCAAGATGCTGCTCGTGGTTTAGCATACTTACATGAGGAAATGGAATTTCAG ATTATTTTCAGAGATTTCAAAGCTTCGAATATTCTCTTAGACGAGGATTGGAATGCTAAGTTGTCAGATTTTGGATTGGCTAGATTGGGTCCTTCAGAAGGATTAACTCATGTCTCAACAGCG GTTGTTGGAACAATGGGATATGCAGCTCCAGAATACATTCAAACTGGTCGTCTAACATCTAAGAGTGATGTATGGAGTTATGGGGTCTTTTTATATGAACTCATCACAGGACGACGGCCATTGGATCGCAATCGACCCAGAAATGAACAAAAGCTCTTAGAATGGGTAAAGCCATACTTATCAGATGCTAAAAAGTTTCAACAGATTTTAGACCCAAGGCTTGAAAGGAAACACTTAATCAAGTCAGCTCACAAACTGTCTCTTGTCGCCAATCGGTGCTTGGCCAGACATGCAAAAACACGCCCAAAAATGAGTGAAGTGGTGGCAATGGTAAACCAAGTGGTGGCGGCATCGGTGGAAATAGGCAGTCCTCGCCCCCCTTTGAAGGCTGTGGGGCaaaaagaaactgaagaggGAGCTGGGAAGAAGAACAAAAGGAGGATCATGGACGCAAGGGTTGTAGAGGGCGGTTGGTTAGTTCGGATCTGGTCATCAAAGCATGTGAAAACATACTGA